One Manihot esculenta cultivar AM560-2 chromosome 6, M.esculenta_v8, whole genome shotgun sequence DNA segment encodes these proteins:
- the LOC110616489 gene encoding uncharacterized protein LOC110616489 isoform X2, whose product MEDIWKRAKLFAEEAAKKSQTLTSSNKIADLVAETAKKSKELALEASKKAEQLKVAALKQADQIQIKSISDIIPPQLSSLSIVSYSSSSSAPAVSDPEELQKFGITDDLSDFVKGLTSSTFHNFPIQDEAEASDVPTTASHVRKDLNEWQERHATLVLTNVKQISKLRYELCPRVMKERRFWRIYFTLVSTHVAPYEKQYMEEIKRKAEEQIKDDKSNQTAVSGQDSGSEMTEKSMKSRTSTASSAEQDLDTFLLGDLGDSDGGADDGDGSFDDDFDKIDNSDIEDEKHSKKATAATGQI is encoded by the exons ATGGAAGATATATGGAAGAGAGCGAAGCTCTTCGCTGAAGAAGCGGCCAAAAAATCTCAAACTCTAACCTCATCCAACAAAATCGCTGATCTAGTCGCCGAGACTGCTAAGAAATCCAAAGAACTCGCATTGGAAGCTTCTAAGAAAGCTGAACAACTAAAAGTAGCCGCTCTGAAGCAAGCCGATCAGATCCAAATCAAGTCCATTTCAGATATTATCCCTCCTCAGCTCTCTTCTCTTTCGATTGTGagttattcttcttcttcttcagccCCCGCGGTTTCGGATCCGGAAGAGCTTCAGAAGTTTGGAATTACAGATGATTTGAGCGATTTTGTTAAGGGGCTGACTTCCAGTACATTCCACAATTTTCCAATTCAAG ACGAAGCTGAGGCGTCTGATGTGCCGACTACGGCATCACATGTACGGAAAGATCTTAATGAGTGGCAGGAGAGGCATGCCACTCTCGTTCTCACAAATGTTAAG CAAATCTCGAAGCTAAGATATGAATTATGCCCACGTGTGATGAAAGAAAGGAGATTCTGGAGGATTTATTTTACGCTTGTGAGCACTCATGTTGCACC GTATGAGAAGCAGTATATGGAGGAGATCAAGCGCAAAGCTGAAGAGCAGATAAAAGAtgataaatcaaatcaaactgcaGTATCTGGACAGGATTCTGGGTCTGAGATGACAGAAAAGAGCATGAAAAGCAGGACATCAACAGCATCATCAGCTGAGCAAGACCTGGACACTTTTCTTTTGGGAGATCTTGGAGACAGTGATGGGGGTGCAG ATGATGGTGATGGCAGCTTTGATGATGATTTTGACAAGATTGACAATTCT GATATTGAAGATGAGAAACATTCAAAGAAAGCAACTGCTGCAACTGGTCAGATTTAA
- the LOC110616489 gene encoding uncharacterized protein LOC110616489 isoform X1, translating into MEDIWKRAKLFAEEAAKKSQTLTSSNKIADLVAETAKKSKELALEASKKAEQLKVAALKQADQIQIKSISDIIPPQLSSLSIVSYSSSSSAPAVSDPEELQKFGITDDLSDFVKGLTSSTFHNFPIQVDEAEASDVPTTASHVRKDLNEWQERHATLVLTNVKQISKLRYELCPRVMKERRFWRIYFTLVSTHVAPYEKQYMEEIKRKAEEQIKDDKSNQTAVSGQDSGSEMTEKSMKSRTSTASSAEQDLDTFLLGDLGDSDGGADDGDGSFDDDFDKIDNSDIEDEKHSKKATAATGQI; encoded by the exons ATGGAAGATATATGGAAGAGAGCGAAGCTCTTCGCTGAAGAAGCGGCCAAAAAATCTCAAACTCTAACCTCATCCAACAAAATCGCTGATCTAGTCGCCGAGACTGCTAAGAAATCCAAAGAACTCGCATTGGAAGCTTCTAAGAAAGCTGAACAACTAAAAGTAGCCGCTCTGAAGCAAGCCGATCAGATCCAAATCAAGTCCATTTCAGATATTATCCCTCCTCAGCTCTCTTCTCTTTCGATTGTGagttattcttcttcttcttcagccCCCGCGGTTTCGGATCCGGAAGAGCTTCAGAAGTTTGGAATTACAGATGATTTGAGCGATTTTGTTAAGGGGCTGACTTCCAGTACATTCCACAATTTTCCAATTCAAG TAGACGAAGCTGAGGCGTCTGATGTGCCGACTACGGCATCACATGTACGGAAAGATCTTAATGAGTGGCAGGAGAGGCATGCCACTCTCGTTCTCACAAATGTTAAG CAAATCTCGAAGCTAAGATATGAATTATGCCCACGTGTGATGAAAGAAAGGAGATTCTGGAGGATTTATTTTACGCTTGTGAGCACTCATGTTGCACC GTATGAGAAGCAGTATATGGAGGAGATCAAGCGCAAAGCTGAAGAGCAGATAAAAGAtgataaatcaaatcaaactgcaGTATCTGGACAGGATTCTGGGTCTGAGATGACAGAAAAGAGCATGAAAAGCAGGACATCAACAGCATCATCAGCTGAGCAAGACCTGGACACTTTTCTTTTGGGAGATCTTGGAGACAGTGATGGGGGTGCAG ATGATGGTGATGGCAGCTTTGATGATGATTTTGACAAGATTGACAATTCT GATATTGAAGATGAGAAACATTCAAAGAAAGCAACTGCTGCAACTGGTCAGATTTAA
- the LOC110616486 gene encoding uncharacterized protein LOC110616486: protein MELLLIFPALCICLSMLLSSCDGNHIQEQAMASKVDEVQFSLPAATLPRKLGVLLLLDENAAPVNGRGCQGSTSRNNLKRGDISGKAYKEEAKVRKGRRGTRQEWVEGTDSLQYFTMDYSHVRRRRPIHNKALPVGP, encoded by the exons ATGGAGCTTCTACTCATCTTCCCTGCTCTTTGTATTTGCCTCTCTATGCTTTTATCATCTTGTGATGGTAACCATATTCAAGAACAAG CCATGGCCAGTAAAGTTGATGAAGTCCAGTTCTCTCTTCCTGCTGCTACTCTTCCAAGGAAGCTTGGAGTACTACTACTTCTTGATGAGAACGCAGCGCCT GTAAATGGTCGTGGATGTCAAGGTTCCACTTCGAGAAATAACCTGAAGAGAGGAGATATATCAG GAAAAGCATACAAGGAGGAAGCAAAAGTGAGGAAAGGGAGGAGAGGGACAAGGCAAGAATGGGTGGAGGGGACCGACTCGTTGCAGTATTTTACGATGGACTATTCCCACGTTAGAAGAAGACGTCCCATACATAACAAAGCCTTGCCGGTTGGTCCATGA
- the LOC110616485 gene encoding uncharacterized protein LOC110616485, translated as MVNRFCHGNVGHNCDSKLFEYNKNIALDSTGIMSGKRIVNGDQYRDFSNMNCKEGNTDQLKYAVDEDGRAVSKLDCSMSVDDSTSDNEKEFRNLVPPMPLIHSSLKIESFEKEPVLCADKSVMESELPDLVVCYEENTCHVVKDICVDEGVAFQHRFLFDPGSGEDKLCKILPAEDIKSEIAKERVDLDLCIPGILKSLTEKEKSAVCLPIPDVLISSEKKGCENEHFHDCDSKELMPIDEADVNSSKEIANVTFKQIVSLGELLSMPEVVADLSQPKSSSNNVDEAEQQSTQRPSENTIIEMASDREESESGRPVVHLAEELCYGHHEAVSGTLALDSATKESDHEHVETVLAGTDLKSTTEGLKNGSRDRNMLSHCGDFVPENCGFEHGETCSSRPEGTNTEPFSSQLQYGHGETSFSGAGPLLGLISYSGPIANSGSVSLRSDSSTTSTCSFAFPILQSEWNSSPVRMRKADGRRFRNHKNWRQGLLCCRF; from the exons ATGGTAAACAGGTTCTGCCATGGAAATGTGGGCCATAACTGTGACTCCAAACTTTTTgaatacaataaaaatattgCTTTGGACTCAACTGGAATTATGTCTGGAAAAAGGATTGTGAATGGAGATCAGTATAGGGACTTCAGTAATATGAATTGCAAGGAAGGCAATACAGATCAGTTAAAATATGCAGTCGATGAAGATGGTCGAGCTGTCTCAAAACTTGATTGTTCTATGAGCGTGGATGATTCGACAAGTGATAATGAGAAAGAATTCAGAAACTTAGTTCCACCAATGCCATTGATTCATTCTTCACTAAaaattgaatcatttgaaaaggaACCGGTTTTATGTGCAGACAAAAGTGTTATGGAATCTGAACTGCCGGATTTGGTAGTTTGCTACGAGGAGAATACTTGCCATGTTGTTAAGGACATCTGTGTTGATGAGGGGGTTGCCTTCCAGCACAGGTTCTTGTTCGACCCAGGTTCAGGTGAGGATAAGTTGTGCAAAATTCTCCCTGCTGAGGACATAAAAAGTGAGATAGCAAAAGAAAGGGTTGATCTAGACTTGTGCATTCCAGGCATTCTGAAATCAttgacagaaaaagaaaaatcagcagTTTGTTTGCCTATTCCTGATGTTCTAATATCTTCAGAAAAAAAGGGCTGTGAAAATGAACATTTTCATGATTGCGATTCCAAGGAGTTGATGCCTATAGATGAAGCAGATGTTAATTCATCGAAGGAAATTGCAAATGTTACATTCAAACAGATTGTTTCACTTGGAGAATTGCTTTCAATGCCAGAAGTGGTAGCGGATCTCTCACAACCCAAGTCTTCTAGTAACAATGTCGATGAAGCTGAACAACAGTCTACTCAG AGGCCAAGTGAGAACACAATCATAGAAATGGCTTCTGACCGTGAAGAGTCTGAAAGTGGCCGTCCTGTTGTACATTTGGCTGAAGAATTATGTTATGGCCATCACGAAGCTGTCTCTGGAACTCTTGCCCTGGATTCTGCAACTAAAGAATCAGATCATGAGCATGTTGAAACCGTCTTAGCAGGTACTGATCTGAAATCTACAACTGAGGGATTAAAAAATGGCAGCAGAGACAGAAACATGTTAAGCCATTGTGGGGATTTTGTGCCTGAAAATTGTGGCTTTGAACATGGAGAGACTTGCTCATCCAGGCCGGAAGGGACAAACACTGAGCCATTTTCAAGTCAACTTCAGTACGGTCATGGGGAGACAAGTTTCTCAGGTGCAGGTCCTCTATTAGGTCTGATAAGTTATTCAGGGCCAATTGCAAATTCTGGCAGTGTCTCTCTAAGATCAGATAGCAGCACCACTAGCACCTGCTCTTTCGCATTCCCCAT ATTACAGTCTGAATGGAATAGCAGTCCTGTAAGAATGCGGAAAGCTGACGGCAGACGTTTCCGGAATCATAAGAACTGGAGGCAGGGCCTTCTTTGCTGTAGATTCTGA